Proteins encoded within one genomic window of Gasterosteus aculeatus chromosome 18, fGasAcu3.hap1.1, whole genome shotgun sequence:
- the zc3h14 gene encoding zinc finger CCCH domain-containing protein 14 isoform X4, which yields MEIGTEISKKIRAAIKGKLQELGAYIDEELPDYIMVMVANKKTSQQMADDLSLFLGHNTLKFTVWLQGVLEKLRSVAVEPASLSANPIQSDGGTVGEKNRSSDSEDSRAEDMKVLMVSSSRSDRAEARVSSSAYESRRGNLEKNSSRLTSTVKPLMEQLPQDAVIDIKPEMDDDLIADDPVEMGTNHGRTRGSAGRPTAEIYKPGQSRFTSLGSSERCRPSEGSSHSRQQDSRSSRSSRTGSSRQQQEELSRKRKAPVASSVVRVSRAADEDSDEVDEEDTGYGGRGLSSRVSLPSKPERKPTLPPAKQANRNLILKAISEAQDSITKTTAYPGIPKRQTVPVAPRTRMASSEEMTAAIQLVQEHLHSLTPRVQTYTSAEPPPSRTSAPVRSLASRLQLDIADSSERGEESDYGIEVVEGSETKPFDTRSFIVSRPQLEETSTRSQLHPQVKGEVQSAVPRTLQSGKERSDSASPKFIVTLDGVPSPLGNLGDSEMELEYVRPPKVTDSTVLANRQSKVSILHRLQGGIASAEVDVMEVEMAEEGAVSLKKRKVTERCKFWPVCNSGDACLYHHPTAQCKTFPTCKFGDRCLFVHPNCKYDGRCSKPDCPFTHVSRRSTAAPPPRPAVPKMQTASVCRFFPECKKMDCPFYHPKPCRFAAQCKRAGCTFYHPTTAVPPRHALKWSKTHSS from the exons ATGGAGATTGGGACGGAGATAAGCAAGAAAATAAGA GCGGCAATCAAGGGCAAGCTTCAAGAGCTCGGTGCATATATAG ATGAGGAGCTTCCTGATTATATCATGGTGATGGTTGCAAACAAGAAAACCTCTCAACAAATGGCTGACGATCTCTCCCTGTTCCTCGGCCACAACACTCTTAAATTCACAGTGTG GCTTCAGGGTGTCCTTGAGAAGTTGAGATCTGTTGCAGTCG AGCCTGCATCCCTAAGTGCAAATCCTATCCAGTCTGACGGTGGTACTGTGGGTGAGAAGAACCGGTCCTCTGATAGTGAGGACAGCCGAGCCGAGGACATGAAGGTGCTGATGGTGTCCAGCTCGCGCTCCGATAGGGCTGAAGCACGCGTGTCCAGTTCTGCTTACGAAAGCAG AAGAGGCAACTTGGAGAAGAATTCCTCTCGGCTTACCTCCACTGTTAAGCCCCTGATGGAGCAGCTCCCGCAAGATGCTGTTATTGACATCAAGCCAGAGATGGATGATGACCTCATTGCCGATGATCCTGTAGAAATGGGCACCAACCACGGTCGAACGCGCGGATCGGCTGGTAGACCCACAGCTGAAATCTACAAACCGGGTCAGAGCAGATTTACTTCATTAGGCTCCTCAGAAAGGTGTCGACCATCAGAAGGATCCTCTCACTCCAGGCAGCAGGACAGCAGAAGCAGTAGAAGCTCCAGAACCGGCTCCAGCAGG cagcagcaggaggagttgTCACGGAAGCGCAAGGCGCCGGTAGCGAGCTCGGTGGTGCGAGTGAGCCGAGCAGCCGACGAGGACAGCGACGAGGTGGACGAGGAGGATACAGGCTACGGAGGCAGAGGCCTTTCCAGTAGAGTGTCCTTACCCTCCAAACCAGAGCGCAA GCCTACTCTGCCTCCAGCCAAGCAAGCCAACCGTAACCTGATACTGAAGGCCATCTCGGAGGCTCAAGACTCCATTACCAAAACTACTGCCTACCCCGGAA TACCAAAGAGGCAGACTGTTCCTGTTGCACCTCGTACTCGCATGGCCAGCAGTGAGGAAATGACTGCAGCCATTCAGCTGGTGCAGGAGCACCTGCACAGCCTGACCCCCAGGGTTCAGACCTACACCTCTGCAGAGCCGCCTCCCTCCAGAACATCTG ctcCGGTGAGATCCTTAGCTTCTCGCCTTCAGTTGGACATAGCCGATAGCagtgaaagaggagaggaaagtgaCTACg GCATCGAGGTCGTTGAAGGCAGTGAGACGAAGCCATTTGATACCCGCTCCTTCATAGTGAGCCGACCGCAGCTGGAAGAGACTTCAACCAGAAGCCAGCTTCATCCTCAGGTCAAAGGGGAAGTCCAGTCTGCCGTACCGCGCACTCTCCAGtccgg TAAGGAGAGGAGTGACTCTGCAAGCCCCAAGTTCATAGTGACATTGGACGGAGTCCCAAGCCCGCTGGGCAATCTCGGTGACAGTGAGATGGAACTGGAATATGTGAGACCGCCAAAGGTCACCGACTCGACCGTCCTCGCCAACAGACAGTCCAAAGTCAGCATCCTTCACAGACTTCAGGGGGGAATCGCATCAGCAGAAG TTGATGTGATGGAAGTCGAGATGGCGGAAGAGGGGGCCGTCTCTTTAAAGAAACGTAAGGTGACGGAGCGCTGCAAGTTCTGGCCGGTCTGTAACAGTGGAGACGCGTGTTTGTACCATCACCCTACAGCACAGTGCAA GACTTTTCCTACTTGTAAGTTTGGGGATCGATGCCTTTTCGTGCATCCCAACTGTAAATACGACGGCAGGTGCTCCAAGCCGGACTGTCCCTTCACTCACGTCAGCCGAAGAAGCACAGCCGCTCCTCCTCCCAGGCCAG CAGTGCCGAAGATGCAAACCGCGAGTGTGTGCCGCTTCTTCCCAGAGTGCAAGAAGATGGACTGCCCATTTTATCATCCCAAG CCTTGTCGCTTCGCGGCACAGTGTAAACGAGCTGGATGTACCTTCTACCATCCGACCACAGCGGTGCCGCCGAGACACGCACTGAAGTGGTCAAAAACGCACAGCAG CTAA